A genome region from Segatella copri includes the following:
- a CDS encoding transposase, translating into MKKDEIIVLLKEQLQLANEQLQQANATVGSLTAQVNELIERIKSLEELLVQKGIAIDKVNRQNKALGKLVSGKKSERQEKNPQDSMTQEEFDKKKTEQAEKRKARKNNGAKRDMHYEMKEVHVTIDPVMDAELLKTLRLFGTRTCIRYSMEPIKFIKTVYHINTYTDGSIMYPGKTPPALLLNSSYSPSFAAGLLQMRYIYSMPVERITKYFADNGFTLRKATANKLIARSADVLENFYKAICQVVLQQDYVSADETYHKVLLAKTKPTDKGSKKGYFWAVSAPKLGLVFFVYEDGSRSEQVILNVFSDYKGTIQSDAYAPYRKLESDAYPDIMRIACLQHVKRDFFDCGKEDKDAQEVVDIINRFYQEDKKHKVGVNGWTVEDHLAYRQSYAPDILQDLLEKLEEISSRKDLLPKSTLAQAVGYALNEYNAICDIFKRGDTALDNNYIERIQRYISLSFTFAPGNKFKRIG; encoded by the coding sequence ATGAAAAAGGACGAAATTATAGTACTTTTAAAGGAACAACTTCAGCTTGCAAACGAACAGCTTCAGCAAGCTAATGCTACAGTGGGTTCGCTGACTGCACAGGTCAACGAACTCATTGAACGTATAAAGTCATTAGAAGAACTACTCGTCCAGAAAGGAATCGCCATTGACAAAGTGAATCGTCAGAACAAGGCTCTCGGCAAGCTCGTTTCAGGCAAGAAGTCCGAACGTCAGGAGAAGAATCCACAAGATTCGATGACCCAGGAGGAATTTGACAAGAAGAAAACAGAGCAGGCCGAAAAGAGAAAGGCACGCAAAAACAACGGAGCCAAGCGTGACATGCATTACGAAATGAAAGAAGTGCATGTTACGATAGATCCAGTCATGGATGCAGAGCTTTTGAAGACGTTGCGTCTCTTCGGGACTCGTACCTGTATACGTTACAGCATGGAACCCATCAAGTTCATCAAGACCGTGTATCACATCAACACTTATACGGATGGAAGTATCATGTATCCGGGGAAGACTCCACCGGCTCTGTTGTTGAATTCTTCCTATTCGCCTTCCTTTGCTGCAGGTCTCCTGCAGATGCGATACATCTATTCCATGCCGGTAGAGCGAATCACCAAATACTTTGCCGACAATGGGTTTACGTTAAGGAAAGCCACAGCAAACAAACTGATTGCCAGAAGTGCCGATGTGCTGGAAAACTTCTATAAGGCTATCTGCCAAGTAGTGTTGCAGCAGGATTATGTCTCGGCAGACGAGACATACCATAAAGTACTGTTAGCTAAGACAAAGCCTACGGACAAGGGTTCGAAGAAAGGCTACTTCTGGGCTGTAAGTGCGCCTAAACTGGGACTTGTCTTCTTCGTATATGAGGATGGATCACGCTCTGAGCAGGTCATACTTAACGTATTCTCAGATTATAAAGGTACCATACAGAGTGATGCGTATGCTCCTTACCGGAAACTGGAGTCGGATGCTTATCCGGACATCATGAGAATCGCCTGCCTACAGCATGTCAAGAGAGATTTCTTCGACTGCGGCAAGGAGGACAAGGATGCTCAAGAAGTCGTAGATATCATCAACAGGTTTTATCAAGAAGACAAAAAACATAAGGTTGGGGTAAATGGATGGACCGTTGAAGACCATCTTGCCTATCGGCAGTCATACGCACCGGACATTTTGCAGGATTTATTGGAGAAACTGGAGGAAATATCTTCCAGGAAGGATTTACTGCCCAAGTCTACCTTGGCGCAGGCGGTCGGCTATGCCCTTAATGAATATAATGCCATTTGTGACATCTTCAAAAGAGGTGATACGGCTCTCGATAACAACTACATTGAGAGAATCCAGAGGTACATATCACTATCTTTTACCTTTGCACCTGGAAACAAGTTTAAACGAATTGGTTAA
- the dcm gene encoding DNA (cytosine-5-)-methyltransferase — translation MASKYRFIDLFCGIGGFRLALERLGAKCVFSSDIDVFAQQTYFDNFGEKPFGDITQIEAKDIPSFDILTAGFPCQPFSYAGLCKGFEDQTRGTLFFDVCRILAYHRPKMFFLENVKGLVSHNGGNTIRVILDNLKELGYDIHWKVLSSLDFGLPQKRERWYCVGFDKKVIFEFPQPLAISPTLRDIVDLNDDNPALKLSKFEHDRIQYHFAHCHEEERVQHDNSKYAPNTKKGKYGVYSFQKPDGSLRFHVGDAAKTQIQEAFYACLDTYAPTIIAGRTPKLWDIDRKLSVLEAKRLQGFPDDFKFTVSDNQAYKQLGNSVSVPVIEKIAQNMIMAYNN, via the coding sequence ATGGCAAGTAAGTATAGATTTATTGATTTATTTTGTGGCATTGGTGGCTTCCGGTTGGCTTTGGAAAGATTGGGGGCAAAATGTGTTTTCTCTTCTGATATAGATGTGTTTGCTCAGCAAACATATTTTGATAATTTTGGTGAAAAACCATTTGGGGATATAACGCAAATAGAAGCGAAAGATATTCCTTCTTTTGATATTCTGACAGCTGGATTTCCATGTCAGCCTTTTAGTTATGCAGGTTTGTGTAAGGGTTTTGAAGATCAAACACGAGGTACGCTATTTTTTGATGTCTGTCGAATCTTGGCTTATCATAGACCTAAGATGTTTTTTTTAGAAAATGTAAAGGGACTTGTGTCGCACAATGGAGGTAATACTATCAGGGTAATATTGGATAATCTTAAGGAACTGGGATATGATATTCATTGGAAGGTTTTAAGTTCTTTGGATTTTGGTCTGCCTCAGAAAAGAGAGCGTTGGTATTGTGTTGGCTTTGATAAAAAAGTGATTTTTGAATTTCCTCAGCCTTTGGCTATAAGTCCTACATTGCGTGATATCGTAGATTTAAATGATGACAATCCTGCGTTAAAGTTGAGCAAGTTTGAACATGATAGAATACAATATCATTTTGCTCATTGTCATGAAGAAGAGAGGGTACAACATGATAACTCCAAGTATGCTCCTAATACTAAAAAAGGAAAATATGGAGTCTATTCTTTCCAAAAGCCTGATGGGTCTTTGAGATTTCATGTTGGTGATGCCGCTAAGACCCAAATTCAGGAAGCTTTCTATGCGTGTTTGGATACTTATGCGCCAACTATCATTGCAGGAAGAACTCCAAAACTTTGGGATATAGATCGGAAGCTATCTGTTTTGGAGGCTAAACGTTTGCAGGGCTTTCCTGACGATTTTAAGTTTACTGTGTCTGATAATCAGGCCTATAAACAACTTGGAAATTCTGTAAGTGTTCCTGTTATAGAAAAAATTGCACAAAATATGATAATGGCATATAATAATTAA
- the tnpB gene encoding IS66 family insertion sequence element accessory protein TnpB (TnpB, as the term is used for proteins encoded by IS66 family insertion elements, is considered an accessory protein, since TnpC, encoded by a neighboring gene, is a DDE family transposase.), with amino-acid sequence MFGLNENTQYYVCQRYVRMNMGINGLYQIVRTEMELPPLGGAVFIFFSKNRQQVKMLKWDGDGFLLYQKRLERGTFELPFFDPQSKQCKMPYKTLSAIMSGICLKSMRYRKRLNL; translated from the coding sequence ATGTTTGGATTAAACGAAAACACCCAGTATTACGTCTGCCAGCGATATGTCCGAATGAACATGGGCATAAATGGCCTGTACCAGATTGTGAGGACGGAGATGGAGCTGCCGCCACTCGGTGGTGCCGTCTTCATCTTCTTCTCCAAGAACCGCCAGCAGGTAAAAATGCTAAAATGGGATGGCGACGGTTTCTTGCTGTATCAGAAGCGACTGGAGCGAGGAACCTTTGAATTACCATTCTTTGATCCCCAAAGCAAACAATGCAAAATGCCGTACAAGACGCTATCTGCCATCATGAGCGGAATTTGCCTGAAAAGTATGAGATATAGGAAACGGCTTAATCTATAG
- a CDS encoding DUF2357 domain-containing protein: MELLRIRHHDFVMTIECTKFDAIWDKAKRNVGEDKLSSTYSWSDGVELVERYLNDQSTSKVILKDSSAPAIFFDNADYPIWVEFEEKNDAKIVDAHFGSILQNDNDRFSFRHGMLAGFLNFGNEIGRSEICFDYIVKRKKSDGVSSEFIKRKFSFSFEVLSTKLDYHSHWKKIVEDIEQEYRMLSLDFLKRTYHSFAPDKQGETPEIIWWSIFAGEQKKFLEACRHIIDRPRHRLHGRETYLRADKVRRVPMSLENEIAEHRKEPAHLYRITEKIESNDTQENRFLKFALSQITSKYELLKTRIEQVKEVSDATKQELQATYVSLNRLRKNSFFRTVGRFKGLNQESMVLQKATGYSQVYRTWNLLRKAYSLNEGIYRLQSKDIATLYEIWCFIEVSHIVKKELNLDTDDVEHRNRMELNGLFTWELGKGEHSRILFKKDGVELAELVYNPKSTEQTNDSIGMQNLIVPTVPQKPDIVLQLTKNDLQKDMKMTYLFDAKYRIASKNASGVDVPPDDAINQMHRYRDAIYYRDYVEAPLKKEVIGGYILFPGDGEPAKVEVSKFYQTITEVNIGAFPLRPNDNENRKLLEGFIRELIETKAKDTVQHVIPQKGTVMEVDNRVLVGVVRPSHRRGYEKSFLNQSATLYYTGAKFPSTIALQDLHYFVPYIKGKGIRDVYEIVRMRTITGKEAKQDEGADATDDLRLAFELRFSRQLYKEYRKIDVLKMTELTFLDTTFSDIDGYITSRM, translated from the coding sequence ATGGAACTTTTAAGAATCAGGCATCACGACTTTGTGATGACCATAGAATGCACCAAGTTTGATGCTATTTGGGATAAAGCGAAGAGGAATGTGGGGGAAGACAAACTTTCCTCCACATATTCCTGGTCGGATGGTGTTGAACTGGTGGAGCGGTATTTGAATGACCAATCCACTTCTAAGGTGATATTAAAAGATTCTTCTGCTCCTGCCATATTCTTTGATAATGCAGACTATCCGATATGGGTGGAGTTTGAGGAAAAGAATGATGCCAAGATTGTAGATGCACATTTTGGTTCCATCTTGCAGAATGATAACGACAGGTTCAGTTTCCGTCATGGTATGTTGGCTGGCTTTCTGAATTTCGGCAATGAGATAGGACGTTCTGAAATCTGTTTTGATTATATTGTTAAGAGAAAGAAATCAGATGGTGTATCTTCTGAGTTCATCAAAAGAAAGTTTTCATTCTCCTTTGAGGTGTTGAGTACCAAACTGGATTATCATTCTCATTGGAAGAAAATTGTAGAGGATATTGAGCAAGAGTATCGGATGCTCTCGCTTGATTTTCTAAAACGGACCTATCATAGCTTTGCTCCTGATAAACAGGGAGAAACACCAGAGATTATATGGTGGAGTATCTTTGCTGGTGAACAAAAGAAGTTCTTGGAGGCTTGTCGGCACATTATCGACCGACCACGTCATCGCTTGCATGGCAGGGAAACTTATCTGCGGGCAGATAAGGTGCGCCGAGTTCCTATGTCTCTTGAAAATGAAATAGCTGAGCATCGCAAAGAACCCGCTCATCTTTATCGTATCACCGAAAAAATAGAGTCGAATGATACCCAGGAAAATCGATTTCTGAAATTTGCTTTATCTCAGATTACTAGTAAGTATGAACTCTTAAAAACTCGTATAGAGCAGGTTAAGGAGGTTTCTGATGCTACTAAGCAAGAACTTCAGGCAACTTATGTTTCCCTGAATCGGTTAAGGAAAAATTCTTTCTTCCGAACCGTTGGGCGTTTCAAGGGGTTGAACCAGGAAAGTATGGTTCTTCAGAAAGCTACGGGATATAGTCAGGTTTATCGGACTTGGAATTTGCTCCGTAAGGCTTACTCTCTAAATGAAGGCATCTATCGGTTGCAATCCAAGGACATCGCAACGCTTTATGAAATATGGTGTTTCATAGAGGTGAGCCACATAGTAAAGAAGGAGTTGAATCTGGATACGGATGATGTGGAACATCGCAACCGAATGGAGTTGAATGGACTGTTTACCTGGGAGTTGGGCAAGGGAGAACATTCTCGTATTCTCTTTAAGAAAGATGGGGTAGAACTTGCCGAATTGGTATATAATCCGAAAAGTACGGAGCAGACCAATGATAGTATTGGAATGCAGAATCTGATAGTGCCAACGGTTCCTCAGAAACCGGATATTGTCTTGCAACTTACCAAGAATGATCTGCAGAAAGATATGAAGATGACTTATCTCTTCGATGCGAAATATCGGATAGCCAGCAAGAATGCGAGTGGAGTAGATGTGCCGCCGGATGATGCCATCAATCAGATGCATCGTTATCGTGATGCCATTTATTATCGTGATTATGTTGAGGCTCCATTAAAGAAGGAGGTGATAGGTGGATACATTCTTTTTCCTGGTGATGGTGAACCGGCGAAGGTGGAGGTTTCAAAGTTCTATCAGACTATCACGGAGGTGAACATAGGTGCTTTTCCGCTTCGTCCGAACGATAACGAAAACAGAAAGTTGCTTGAAGGTTTTATCCGGGAACTGATAGAAACGAAGGCGAAGGATACTGTGCAACATGTGATTCCGCAGAAGGGAACTGTAATGGAAGTGGATAATCGGGTGTTGGTTGGTGTGGTTCGTCCGAGTCATCGGCGTGGGTATGAAAAGAGTTTCTTGAATCAATCTGCCACCTTATATTATACGGGTGCCAAGTTCCCGTCAACCATAGCATTGCAGGATCTTCATTATTTCGTGCCGTATATCAAGGGGAAGGGGATTCGTGATGTGTATGAGATTGTAAGAATGAGAACCATTACGGGTAAAGAGGCAAAGCAGGATGAAGGGGCTGATGCAACAGATGATTTGCGTTTGGCCTTTGAACTTCGTTTTTCTCGCCAACTGTATAAGGAATATCGTAAGATTGATGTTTTGAAAATGACAGAACTCACGTTCTTGGATACGACATTTAGCGATATTGATGGCTATATTACATCGCGTATGTAG
- a CDS encoding McrB family protein, with the protein MYYLSKETAVQAFNSLIGKVENKFWGLLGILKNIKSDAIHSNTTYGMLDGKLAFWLDSQFYLSDYNGNYGSSNLYVKFSDKWIEYVNERFFKERINVYSLIAFLYKYESFEVIPSNVDLLSRFSDDYHLGSEIINEWFDTTPLHLDFDVEVLNPSVYKALLGISNNTISFDKPYSVTARAGELSRAPFLQTLYAGMDSIKCLLILRENIDEYYSSTKQSKEYGKFCSEISQAYRPYITAIKSKPFLLLAGISGTGKSRIVRELARACWDVDSPEYKEHKPKNFEMVQVKPNWHDSSELIGYVSRINGERFVVGPFLRFMVKAIHDPKHPYFLCLDEMNLAPVEQYFAEFLSVIESRQVDEDGVVVTDPIVDYEQTEAYKNLIDQLFADNDEERNLYLKEEGGKRLTIPQNLIIVGTVNMDETTFSFSRKVLDRAMTIEMNEVDLYGGLTSRHEQIGKLNFEDLVGDMVEGVDVYQENLEVCNQAILYLQEINAVLEGTPFKIAYRTRNEFLLYVVNNLPYRKNSQGQEMTQSEVVVRALDEITSMKILSRIEGDEEKVKAELLASLKEVVSKMLPENMRDSSVSLAKLDEMEKKLSSGYTSFWS; encoded by the coding sequence ATGTATTACTTATCAAAAGAAACTGCTGTACAAGCGTTCAATTCCTTAATAGGAAAAGTTGAGAACAAGTTTTGGGGATTGCTTGGCATATTAAAAAACATAAAGTCTGATGCCATTCATTCCAATACGACTTATGGCATGCTAGATGGAAAATTAGCGTTTTGGCTTGACTCTCAATTTTATCTTTCTGATTATAATGGAAATTATGGCAGTTCTAATCTATACGTTAAATTTTCAGATAAATGGATAGAGTATGTCAACGAAAGGTTCTTTAAAGAAAGAATTAATGTTTATTCTTTAATTGCCTTTTTGTATAAATACGAGAGTTTTGAAGTAATACCTTCAAATGTTGATTTGCTATCTAGATTTAGTGATGATTATCATTTGGGTAGTGAAATTATAAATGAATGGTTTGATACAACACCGCTGCATCTAGATTTTGATGTAGAAGTGTTGAATCCTTCTGTGTATAAAGCTTTGCTTGGAATTTCTAATAATACCATCTCTTTTGACAAACCATATTCTGTAACAGCTCGTGCTGGTGAATTATCGCGAGCTCCTTTTTTACAGACTCTTTATGCAGGAATGGATAGCATCAAATGTTTATTGATTCTAAGAGAGAATATTGATGAATATTATTCTAGCACCAAACAATCAAAGGAATATGGTAAATTCTGTTCTGAAATTAGCCAGGCTTATCGCCCTTATATCACAGCTATCAAGTCGAAGCCTTTCCTTCTCTTGGCTGGTATCTCTGGTACGGGTAAGAGTAGAATCGTTCGTGAATTGGCTCGTGCTTGTTGGGATGTTGATTCTCCTGAATATAAGGAGCATAAGCCAAAGAACTTTGAAATGGTACAGGTGAAGCCTAATTGGCATGATTCATCTGAACTTATTGGGTATGTAAGCCGAATTAATGGCGAACGTTTTGTAGTCGGACCATTTCTCCGATTTATGGTTAAGGCTATCCATGACCCAAAGCATCCTTATTTCTTATGTCTGGATGAGATGAATCTTGCTCCTGTAGAACAATACTTTGCTGAGTTTTTGAGTGTGATAGAAAGCAGGCAAGTTGATGAAGATGGCGTTGTTGTAACGGATCCGATTGTTGATTATGAACAGACTGAAGCTTATAAAAATTTGATAGATCAACTCTTTGCAGATAATGACGAAGAAAGAAATCTATATTTGAAAGAAGAAGGTGGAAAGCGATTAACAATCCCCCAGAACCTCATTATCGTGGGAACCGTCAATATGGACGAAACAACCTTTTCCTTCTCCCGAAAAGTTCTCGACAGAGCCATGACCATCGAAATGAATGAGGTGGATTTATATGGTGGATTAACTTCCCGACACGAACAGATAGGAAAGCTCAACTTTGAAGACTTGGTAGGAGATATGGTGGAGGGTGTTGACGTGTATCAGGAAAACCTGGAGGTTTGCAACCAGGCGATACTGTACTTACAGGAAATCAATGCTGTATTGGAAGGTACACCTTTTAAGATAGCTTATCGAACCCGTAACGAGTTCTTGCTCTATGTGGTCAATAATTTGCCTTATCGTAAAAATAGTCAAGGTCAGGAAATGACGCAAAGTGAAGTCGTGGTCCGTGCTTTGGATGAGATTACTTCTATGAAAATCCTGTCAAGAATAGAAGGCGATGAGGAGAAGGTAAAGGCGGAGTTACTCGCTTCTTTGAAGGAAGTGGTTTCGAAGATGTTGCCGGAAAACATGAGAGATAGTTCTGTTTCTCTGGCTAAGTTGGATGAAATGGAAAAGAAGCTTAGTTCTGGTTACACTAGTTTTTGGAGTTAA